The Lysinibacillus pakistanensis genome includes a window with the following:
- a CDS encoding DUF2252 domain-containing protein: protein MEHALLERVKNTRLHLRKSLLTTIFEEFDVQRMKLSEKQRKEKYDTMLESPFRFFRGSAYLFYFDVTKSPSIFHTSDVKPAWIQGDMHMDNFGAFQNETGDIVFDVNDFDEGYVGSYLYDIIRMSVSIALYLEEQGLHQAAQETAIHHFLHSYIHQLKRFQRKQDDPLTLTFTKHNTKGPIKRVLKKLEKRQRSHFLQDITYINDAGQRVFQWNDEVQPVSAEEYAAITTVLPSYKIKDIAIKYGSGTASIGLKRYYILVEGQTDALGVDDLVLEMKEIRIAIPAYFLPYNEIFWENYKHQGARVVSTQKAMHHLEDPHLDYVTMDGQEYYIRERSPYKKKVKPKNYRDLEDYFTTAATMGQIAAKIHARADVDYSQVFTYHSEEEILNAIGQERRVFVESSILQAMRYKEVVYTDFELFKEWVNRKYHKS from the coding sequence ATGGAACATGCACTATTAGAGCGTGTAAAGAATACACGCTTACATTTAAGAAAATCTTTGCTAACTACTATTTTTGAAGAGTTTGATGTACAGAGAATGAAATTAAGCGAAAAGCAACGAAAAGAAAAGTATGATACGATGCTAGAAAGTCCCTTCCGCTTCTTCCGCGGAAGTGCCTACTTATTTTATTTTGATGTGACAAAATCCCCCTCTATCTTCCATACCTCTGATGTTAAACCTGCATGGATACAGGGTGATATGCATATGGACAACTTTGGCGCCTTTCAAAATGAAACAGGCGACATTGTGTTTGATGTTAATGATTTCGATGAAGGCTATGTTGGCTCTTACCTCTATGATATTATTCGCATGAGTGTTAGTATTGCACTATATCTTGAGGAGCAGGGCTTACATCAGGCTGCCCAGGAAACAGCTATTCATCATTTTTTACATAGTTATATTCATCAATTAAAACGATTCCAACGTAAGCAGGACGATCCACTGACACTAACATTCACTAAACATAATACAAAGGGGCCGATTAAACGAGTGCTGAAAAAGCTGGAAAAACGGCAACGTTCACATTTTTTACAGGATATAACATATATTAACGATGCTGGTCAGCGTGTTTTCCAATGGAATGATGAAGTACAGCCCGTCTCTGCTGAGGAATATGCTGCTATTACCACTGTATTACCGAGCTATAAAATTAAAGATATTGCCATCAAATACGGCTCGGGAACAGCATCTATAGGCCTGAAACGTTATTATATTTTAGTTGAGGGTCAAACAGATGCGTTAGGAGTAGATGATTTAGTGCTTGAAATGAAGGAGATTCGCATAGCCATTCCAGCTTACTTTTTGCCATATAATGAGATTTTTTGGGAGAATTATAAGCATCAAGGGGCCCGTGTAGTCAGCACTCAAAAAGCAATGCATCATCTAGAGGACCCACATCTTGATTATGTTACAATGGATGGTCAAGAATACTACATTCGAGAGCGCTCTCCTTATAAGAAAAAGGTAAAGCCGAAAAACTATCGGGATTTAGAGGATTATTTTACAACTGCTGCAACTATGGGCCAAATTGCCGCTAAAATTCATGCTCGTGCCGATGTTGATTACTCACAGGTTTTCACCTACCATAGTGAAGAGGAAATTTTAAATGCCATTGGACAAGAGCGCCGTGTATTTGTGGAAAGTAGTATTTTACAAGCAATGCGTTACAAGGAAGTCGTTTATACTGATTTTGAATTATTTAAAGAATGGGTTAACAGGAAGTATCATAAAAGTTAA
- a CDS encoding YitT family protein, whose translation MYFFTKGLVILIGSTAVSLGINLFLTPYQILDGGVVGIALILYYLYKLKIGLMIIIISIPIFIIAWYKYRAYFYNSIHGLIASSLIIDLLKPVRNLIQIEAIYSAILGGILMGFGIGLMLRFQTSTGGTDLIAQFICDKTGINVGILIFMIDSIVIVVGGFLLSSSTLMLSIITVFVVGITTSLMTSQPK comes from the coding sequence ATGTATTTTTTTACGAAAGGCCTGGTTATCCTTATAGGAAGTACTGCTGTATCGTTAGGAATTAATTTATTCTTAACGCCCTATCAAATTTTAGATGGGGGCGTTGTAGGAATAGCACTTATTTTATACTATTTGTACAAGTTAAAAATCGGATTAATGATTATCATCATTAGTATTCCGATTTTTATAATAGCTTGGTATAAATATAGAGCGTATTTTTACAATAGTATACATGGATTAATTGCCTCTTCACTTATTATTGATTTATTGAAGCCTGTTCGCAATCTAATTCAAATAGAAGCCATCTATAGTGCCATATTAGGTGGGATTCTTATGGGGTTTGGGATAGGTTTAATGCTTAGATTTCAGACAAGCACTGGCGGTACAGATTTAATTGCGCAGTTCATATGCGATAAAACTGGCATTAATGTAGGGATTCTTATATTTATGATTGATTCCATTGTTATCGTTGTAGGAGGGTTCCTTTTATCATCTAGTACACTGATGCTGTCCATTATCACAGTATTTGTTGTCGGCATTACTACCAGCTTAATGACTAGTCAGCCAAAATAA
- a CDS encoding DMT family transporter yields MKQYMADGMLLVTAIVWGSGFVITAIALEYLTAYQVMAGRFILAAIILTTIFGYRLKKASKSVIWKGIILGTILYIAFALQTVGLQYTTPSKNAFLTAVNVIVVPLIAYAVYKRRIDGYEIIGSIMAIVGIGFLSLQGSLTMNIGDALSLACAVAFAFDIFCTNLFVQKEDAIALTIIQFITASLLGILVVASQGDIPTTLEKEAIYSIIYLAIFSTTLAYLFQNVANQYTSATKAAIILSTESFFGMVLSVIFLHEVLTGRMVVGAILILLAILIAEVKPAHPKKRMMKSSR; encoded by the coding sequence ATGAAACAATATATGGCTGACGGTATGCTTTTAGTTACAGCTATCGTTTGGGGTAGCGGATTTGTTATAACAGCTATCGCTTTAGAATATTTAACAGCTTATCAAGTAATGGCAGGGAGATTTATATTAGCTGCCATTATACTAACAACAATATTTGGCTACAGATTAAAAAAAGCTTCAAAATCAGTAATTTGGAAAGGGATTATATTAGGCACCATATTGTACATTGCCTTTGCACTTCAGACTGTTGGTTTACAATATACAACCCCATCTAAAAATGCCTTTTTAACAGCAGTCAATGTTATTGTTGTTCCATTAATCGCATATGCCGTTTACAAACGTCGTATAGATGGCTATGAAATTATTGGTTCAATTATGGCTATTGTCGGAATCGGTTTTTTATCACTACAGGGCTCATTGACAATGAATATAGGAGACGCACTTTCCTTAGCATGTGCTGTTGCATTTGCCTTTGATATTTTCTGTACAAACCTCTTTGTCCAAAAGGAAGATGCCATTGCCCTGACAATTATTCAATTTATCACAGCATCATTATTAGGTATTCTGGTTGTAGCCAGTCAAGGTGACATCCCTACTACACTTGAAAAAGAAGCTATTTATTCCATTATATACTTAGCTATTTTTTCAACTACCCTTGCCTATCTATTTCAAAATGTGGCAAATCAATATACTTCTGCTACAAAGGCTGCAATTATCTTGTCGACAGAATCCTTTTTCGGTATGGTATTGTCAGTCATATTTTTACATGAGGTATTAACAGGTCGCATGGTTGTAGGTGCGATACTAATTTTGCTTGCTATATTAATTGCGGAGGTCAAACCCGCTCATCCAAAAAAAAGAATGATGAAAAGCTCTCGCTGA
- a CDS encoding PucR family transcriptional regulator, translating into MNVENFLQLPITKDFTVVAGRNGLHKSVQNVEILDFEFSPDIQTVRDTIFTPNSVVLSSLLFAKQQPEYLLNAVKNLIELGASALAYKPVIYEDLPEEVLMYADKNNFPILRFGGDEFFEKIILETMAYAKTQDYSFFLETMMRRLIEEDVPDEQIKSFLQQINKPFDKYVFVANIQVKDYVDNQWMQPLFQLEPLMKSGMICSYKQSLFILFTHSSEQFQFEKFLNEWLGMYAISTKPLTFGYSSCHVAQQELAIAVREAYYARIMAEIEAIPHRQYQTLASDCLLIELHRKDAKFAMDYVNSYLGPILEEKADPDLIKTAITYIRKKGNIKEVAVAHFCHPNTIRYRMAKIRQLLAPMENEYVFYERLAAAVKLYLLHSKMND; encoded by the coding sequence ATGAACGTGGAGAACTTTTTACAACTACCTATTACAAAAGATTTTACAGTCGTTGCTGGTCGCAATGGATTACATAAATCAGTTCAAAATGTTGAAATTCTAGACTTTGAATTTTCACCTGATATTCAAACTGTGCGTGACACGATTTTTACACCAAATAGTGTTGTGTTAAGCAGCTTATTATTTGCTAAGCAACAGCCGGAATATTTATTGAATGCAGTGAAAAATCTTATTGAGCTCGGGGCAAGTGCTTTAGCTTATAAGCCTGTAATCTATGAAGATTTACCAGAGGAAGTTTTAATGTATGCAGATAAAAACAATTTCCCAATATTACGATTTGGGGGAGATGAATTTTTCGAAAAAATCATTTTAGAGACGATGGCCTATGCAAAAACACAGGATTATTCATTTTTTTTAGAGACGATGATGAGACGTCTTATCGAGGAGGATGTCCCCGATGAACAAATCAAATCCTTCTTACAGCAAATCAATAAACCCTTTGATAAATATGTATTTGTCGCCAATATTCAAGTAAAAGATTATGTTGATAATCAATGGATGCAACCCCTATTTCAATTAGAGCCCCTAATGAAATCTGGAATGATTTGCTCTTATAAACAGAGTCTCTTTATTTTATTTACTCATTCATCTGAGCAGTTTCAATTTGAAAAATTTCTAAATGAATGGTTAGGGATGTATGCCATTTCAACTAAACCATTGACCTTTGGCTATAGCAGTTGTCATGTAGCTCAACAGGAACTAGCCATTGCTGTTCGTGAGGCTTACTACGCACGCATCATGGCTGAAATCGAAGCAATTCCTCATCGTCAGTACCAAACCCTTGCATCAGACTGTTTGTTAATTGAATTACACCGTAAGGACGCTAAATTTGCTATGGACTATGTGAATAGCTATCTTGGCCCCATACTTGAGGAAAAGGCTGATCCAGATTTAATTAAAACCGCCATTACCTATATTAGAAAAAAAGGGAATATCAAAGAAGTGGCGGTTGCTCATTTTTGCCACCCAAACACTATTCGCTATCGAATGGCAAAAATTCGTCAGCTATTAGCACCTATGGAGAATGAGTATGTTTTCTATGAACGTCTGGCAGCAGCCGTTAAATTGTACTTATTACATAGCAAAATGAATGATTAA
- a CDS encoding amidase: MTTDLHLKSVEELAPLLEAKKLSPVELTKSILDFAEESQPKINAYMAFYREEALAQAQIVEKEILNGQYRGMYHGIPMALKDNLYFKDKITTMSSKIHKDFVSGYDATVVEKLRDAGVIFTGKLSMHEYAWGITNNNPHYGPVRNPWNLEKIPGGSSGGSGAAVAAGASVASLGTDTAGSIRIPSSACGIVGLKPTHGRVSKYGCYPLAWSLDHIGPMTKTVKDAAGMLEIIAGFDHRDPTCVDVKTENYSQQITGDVKGLVIGINEDYFFNRVDSDVEKAVRASIQSLVDQGAKVETVRIPSLQYAEWAELVTSLSEAAAIHHSDLQSRPQDFGDDIRLLFELGELPSAVDYLQAQQVRRQIKQEFSQIFNQVDVLISPTLPVVASTIGDNFATLNGEKVDLIDNIIRFTGPSNLTGLPALSVPCGFKDNLPVGLQIIGPAFKEGLILNVGYAIEQTNPLKNRKPNIFANL; this comes from the coding sequence TTGACAACTGATTTACATTTAAAGTCTGTTGAAGAGCTGGCACCTTTACTGGAGGCTAAAAAACTTTCTCCCGTGGAATTGACGAAATCAATCTTAGATTTTGCAGAAGAAAGTCAGCCAAAGATTAACGCATATATGGCATTTTACCGTGAAGAGGCCTTAGCACAGGCACAAATTGTAGAAAAAGAGATTTTAAACGGACAGTACCGTGGAATGTACCACGGGATTCCAATGGCTTTAAAAGATAATCTGTATTTTAAAGATAAAATTACAACGATGTCTTCCAAGATTCATAAAGATTTCGTATCTGGCTATGACGCGACTGTCGTAGAAAAGCTTCGTGATGCTGGTGTGATTTTTACAGGAAAATTAAGCATGCATGAATATGCTTGGGGGATTACTAATAATAACCCCCATTATGGACCTGTTCGCAACCCTTGGAACTTAGAGAAGATTCCAGGAGGCTCTAGTGGTGGCTCTGGTGCAGCAGTAGCAGCAGGAGCTAGTGTTGCCTCATTAGGTACTGATACTGCTGGCTCTATTCGAATTCCTTCATCAGCCTGTGGAATTGTTGGCTTAAAGCCTACCCATGGACGTGTAAGTAAGTATGGCTGCTACCCGCTTGCCTGGAGCTTAGATCATATTGGACCTATGACTAAGACAGTCAAAGATGCGGCAGGTATGCTAGAAATTATCGCCGGTTTTGACCATAGAGACCCTACTTGTGTAGATGTCAAAACTGAGAATTACAGCCAGCAAATCACAGGCGATGTAAAAGGTTTAGTTATTGGAATCAACGAAGATTATTTCTTTAATCGCGTTGATTCAGATGTAGAAAAGGCTGTGCGAGCAAGTATTCAAAGCTTAGTGGATCAGGGTGCAAAAGTTGAAACTGTTCGTATCCCTTCCCTGCAATATGCTGAATGGGCTGAGCTGGTTACTTCCCTTTCAGAGGCTGCAGCCATCCATCATTCAGATTTACAAAGCAGACCACAGGATTTTGGTGATGATATCCGTCTGTTATTTGAGCTAGGTGAATTACCATCTGCAGTGGATTACTTGCAGGCTCAGCAAGTGCGTCGACAAATTAAACAAGAGTTTTCACAAATATTTAATCAGGTAGATGTATTAATATCACCTACATTGCCTGTAGTGGCTAGTACTATCGGTGATAATTTTGCCACTTTAAATGGTGAAAAGGTTGATTTAATTGACAATATCATTCGTTTTACAGGCCCAAGTAACTTAACAGGATTACCTGCCCTTTCCGTCCCTTGTGGCTTTAAAGACAATTTACCAGTAGGCCTACAAATCATAGGACCTGCCTTTAAAGAAGGTCTTATTCTGAATGTTGGCTATGCAATTGAGCAAACAAATCCACTGAAAAATAGAAAGCCTAATATTTTTGCAAACCTTTAA
- a CDS encoding EAL domain-containing protein has protein sequence MESVVRQSIKTSNVFSYLKHLYEQHQNNTLFIKRLKALKQIIQENALHTYFQPIVDIQTMQTLGFEALNRPEPSQLFSNVDQFYEFVGQTDCVFLFECFCRNLSLQRFKERLPEDLINRDFLVFLNIHPNVLLDKKYHSGETLQLLKELGIKPQQVVFELTERSAVVDFVEFERVLSHYRSQGYRIAVDDMGSGYNSLKTLIYLKPEFIKLDRSLIQFIDQNSEQQQLVTLLMGYAEQVETKIIAEGIERQEELEYLHKIGIHYAQGYAIGKPAKEIHLGEIRMGDHEDRGSH, from the coding sequence ATGGAGTCTGTTGTGAGACAAAGCATAAAAACTAGTAATGTATTTTCTTATTTGAAGCATCTATACGAGCAGCATCAAAACAATACATTGTTTATAAAACGTTTAAAGGCATTAAAGCAAATTATTCAAGAAAATGCTTTACATACTTATTTTCAACCAATTGTTGATATTCAGACTATGCAGACATTGGGGTTTGAAGCGCTAAATCGTCCAGAGCCTTCTCAACTGTTTTCAAATGTCGATCAGTTTTATGAATTCGTTGGACAGACTGACTGTGTTTTTTTATTTGAATGCTTTTGTCGTAACCTTTCATTGCAACGTTTTAAAGAGAGATTACCCGAAGATTTGATAAATAGAGATTTTTTAGTTTTTCTAAATATACACCCGAATGTACTACTAGATAAGAAATATCATAGTGGTGAAACCTTGCAATTGTTAAAGGAGTTGGGAATTAAACCGCAGCAGGTTGTATTTGAGCTTACAGAGCGTAGTGCAGTGGTAGATTTTGTAGAGTTTGAACGTGTGTTATCACATTATCGATCACAGGGCTATAGAATTGCAGTGGATGATATGGGTTCAGGCTATAACAGCCTAAAAACACTTATTTATTTAAAGCCCGAATTTATTAAGCTAGACCGCTCATTAATTCAATTTATCGATCAAAATAGTGAACAGCAGCAGCTTGTGACATTGTTGATGGGATATGCAGAGCAGGTAGAAACAAAAATTATTGCAGAGGGTATAGAGCGGCAAGAGGAGCTTGAATATTTGCATAAAATAGGTATTCATTATGCCCAAGGATATGCGATAGGAAAGCCCGCAAAGGAAATACATTTGGGGGAAATAAGGATGGGTGACCATGAAGATAGGGGAAGTCATTGA
- a CDS encoding GGDEF domain-containing protein: MKIGEVIETVPCIDEFVKNREVDLLFTSNLSLRSVVVVRDERPIGHITRTHFYQKIGTRYGYNLFMGRQNQLVIKDNPLMVEHHAPITEVSTVAMSRPPEDLYDDVIVTRNGIYVGVVSIRELLLKLVDTQVAIASFLNPLSSLPGNKLIDEKLEEALLLPQYSLIYFDLDHFKTYNDTYGFNKGDKILLYLTDILKRNIVGVEDFLGHIGGDDFVAILPHFDTLPICEKIINEFDAKILNFYNPEDLATLQFHNRMGKLEPFRCTSLSIAVITNQNQQFTSVEQLSDAVTRVKKQCKKISGSCYLINEYKKETYLIH, encoded by the coding sequence ATGAAGATAGGGGAAGTCATTGAAACTGTTCCTTGTATTGATGAATTTGTGAAAAACAGAGAGGTGGATTTACTGTTTACAAGTAATCTATCGTTGCGAAGTGTTGTTGTTGTCAGAGATGAGAGACCAATTGGGCATATTACACGCACACATTTCTATCAAAAAATTGGTACACGTTATGGCTATAATTTATTTATGGGACGTCAAAACCAACTTGTTATTAAGGACAATCCTTTAATGGTAGAACATCATGCACCTATTACTGAAGTTAGCACAGTCGCAATGAGTAGACCTCCAGAAGATTTATATGATGATGTTATAGTTACACGAAATGGTATATATGTTGGGGTAGTTAGCATTCGCGAACTATTACTAAAGCTTGTAGATACCCAAGTAGCTATTGCAAGCTTCTTAAATCCATTAAGTAGCCTTCCAGGTAATAAATTAATTGATGAAAAACTAGAAGAAGCGTTGTTATTACCACAATATAGCTTAATCTATTTCGATTTAGACCATTTTAAAACCTATAATGACACGTACGGTTTTAATAAAGGAGATAAAATTCTACTATATTTAACAGATATTTTGAAAAGAAATATCGTTGGTGTAGAAGATTTTTTAGGGCATATTGGAGGAGATGATTTTGTCGCAATTCTCCCTCATTTTGATACTCTTCCTATTTGCGAAAAAATTATAAATGAGTTTGATGCTAAAATTTTAAACTTCTATAACCCAGAGGATTTAGCTACATTACAGTTTCATAATAGAATGGGGAAGCTAGAGCCCTTTAGATGTACATCTCTATCAATCGCGGTGATTACCAATCAAAATCAACAATTCACCTCTGTCGAGCAATTGTCAGATGCTGTGACACGTGTAAAAAAACAATGCAAAAAGATTTCTGGAAGCTGTTATTTAATTAATGAATACAAAAAAGAAACCTACCTCATTCATTAA
- a CDS encoding L-cystine transporter yields MSTLQIILNVAVLLVFVGILYFMNKKHVKFSNRVFTGLGLGIALGLGLHLIYGIDSEILAKTTSWYNIIGTGYVKLLQMVAMPLVFISILIAFTKMKVGKNFGKMAALILAILIGTTAVSAAVGILSATVFDLDASQIMQGDAETERGAYIEEKTSGLAAPDLPTQIIELFPANPFLDLTGARSTSTIAVVIFSAFLGFAYLRVARKDEAMGATIKKGLDAIYALVMGVVTIVLRLTPYGILAIMARTVATSDFGAIYNLGKFVIASYAALFIVLIVHLLILTLSGLNPFTYLKKSAETLLFAFTSRSSAGTLPMNIKTQTGRLGVPEGIANFSGSFGLSIGQNGCAGVYPAMLAIMIAPTVGINPLDPVFIITVIAVVAISSFGVAGVGGGATFAAILVLSALDLPVALAGILISVEPLIDMGRTALNVSGSMTAGVTTARVTKELDTDMYNNKELGAQVSDL; encoded by the coding sequence TTGTCTACATTACAAATAATTCTTAACGTAGCCGTTTTGCTCGTGTTCGTTGGAATTTTATATTTTATGAACAAAAAACACGTTAAGTTTTCAAATCGTGTTTTTACAGGTTTAGGTCTAGGAATTGCACTTGGTCTTGGACTTCACTTAATTTATGGTATCGATTCTGAGATATTGGCTAAAACGACTTCTTGGTACAATATTATCGGTACGGGTTATGTGAAATTACTACAAATGGTTGCTATGCCATTAGTATTTATTTCAATTTTAATCGCCTTTACAAAAATGAAGGTGGGTAAAAATTTTGGTAAAATGGCTGCACTCATTTTAGCCATTTTAATTGGTACGACGGCTGTATCAGCAGCAGTAGGTATTTTATCAGCAACTGTATTTGATTTAGATGCATCACAAATTATGCAAGGTGATGCTGAAACTGAGCGTGGCGCATATATCGAAGAAAAAACTTCCGGATTAGCTGCACCAGATTTACCAACGCAAATTATTGAGCTGTTCCCAGCAAACCCATTCCTTGATTTAACAGGAGCTCGTTCAACATCTACGATTGCCGTCGTAATTTTTTCAGCTTTCTTAGGCTTTGCCTATTTACGTGTAGCACGTAAGGATGAAGCGATGGGTGCAACGATTAAGAAGGGTCTAGATGCCATCTATGCATTAGTAATGGGTGTTGTAACAATCGTTTTACGTTTAACACCATACGGTATCCTTGCCATTATGGCACGTACAGTAGCAACATCTGATTTTGGGGCAATTTATAATTTGGGTAAATTTGTCATTGCATCCTATGCAGCACTATTTATTGTGTTAATAGTACACTTATTAATCTTAACATTAAGTGGTTTAAATCCCTTTACGTATTTAAAAAAATCTGCGGAAACACTATTATTTGCCTTTACATCGCGTTCAAGTGCTGGTACTTTGCCAATGAACATTAAAACGCAAACTGGCCGTCTAGGTGTACCAGAGGGAATTGCGAACTTCTCAGGTTCATTTGGTTTATCGATTGGTCAAAATGGCTGTGCTGGTGTCTATCCTGCGATGCTAGCCATCATGATTGCGCCTACTGTTGGCATTAATCCACTTGATCCAGTGTTCATCATTACTGTGATTGCAGTAGTGGCAATTAGTTCATTTGGTGTAGCTGGTGTTGGTGGAGGTGCAACATTTGCAGCAATTCTAGTCTTATCAGCACTTGATTTACCAGTTGCGCTTGCAGGTATTTTAATCTCTGTTGAGCCATTAATCGACATGGGTCGTACTGCGCTAAATGTAAGTGGTTCTATGACAGCGGGTGTAACAACTGCACGTGTAACCAAAGAATTGGACACAGACATGTACAATAATAAAGAATTAGGTGCCCAAGTATCAGACCTATAA
- a CDS encoding DUF1273 domain-containing protein, with translation MLQRLIITGYKPHELGIFNDKHPGIAIIKKALETHLRILMDEGLEWIIISGQPGVETWGAEIVLLLKKEFPHLKYAVITPFLEQEKNWQDHKKEKYQALLAQADFVTSVTKKPYEAPWQFIEKDKFIIQNTDGLLLIYDEENEGSPKYMKRLAEKYMDTHDYTLLTINAYDLQVIAEEIAQQDW, from the coding sequence TTGTTACAACGACTCATTATCACTGGCTATAAGCCTCATGAACTCGGAATTTTCAATGACAAGCATCCAGGTATAGCCATTATCAAAAAAGCGCTTGAAACCCATCTACGTATACTAATGGATGAAGGCTTAGAGTGGATTATCATTAGTGGACAGCCCGGTGTAGAAACTTGGGGAGCTGAAATTGTCTTGCTATTAAAAAAAGAATTCCCTCATTTAAAATATGCAGTTATTACTCCCTTCCTTGAGCAGGAGAAAAATTGGCAGGACCATAAAAAGGAAAAATATCAAGCCTTATTAGCTCAAGCAGATTTTGTGACGAGTGTTACGAAAAAGCCATATGAGGCTCCCTGGCAATTTATCGAGAAGGATAAATTTATCATTCAAAACACAGATGGTCTGCTACTTATTTATGATGAAGAAAACGAGGGCTCCCCAAAATATATGAAGCGTCTAGCAGAAAAATATATGGACACTCACGACTACACACTTTTAACAATTAATGCCTACGACTTACAAGTAATAGCTGAGGAAATAGCGCAACAAGATTGGTAG
- a CDS encoding DUF418 domain-containing protein encodes MTTNRVTFIDTMRGFSLFGILMANLLIFQFGMYGKDELQHLSTIDNGALYFVKIFIEGSFMPIFTILFGFSLIKMIESIRKRKNKSRWSILRRATGLIALGWLHSTLLWEGDILLSYGCMTLFLLPFINRKPKTLFIWAGILFVLTTALTFGHMDPTKKEQKELETYIEQADNLYANGSYLDIYDFRANTLPPGMDDPSYIFIILIFAPIFYAPLFLLGMGFAKKQAFVNMEDEKKWYKLGALLVPIGLACKSFSFIENNFSNLLVMGGSQLLAIGYVCLAALLFKSRPVQLLSPAFESVGKLSLTNYLMQTIICTTIFYGYGLGLYSKLGVLGGIVFGIIVYSLQCAFSIAYLKKFKRGPFEAVLRAWTNWSWNGQIKKKGQITHE; translated from the coding sequence ATGACAACAAACCGTGTAACCTTCATTGATACAATGCGTGGCTTTAGTTTATTTGGCATCTTAATGGCGAATTTACTGATTTTCCAATTTGGCATGTATGGTAAAGATGAGCTTCAACATCTTTCAACCATCGATAATGGTGCTTTATATTTCGTTAAAATCTTCATCGAAGGATCATTCATGCCTATTTTTACAATTTTATTTGGCTTCTCTCTTATTAAAATGATTGAATCCATTCGTAAAAGAAAAAATAAAAGTCGCTGGTCCATTTTACGTCGTGCCACTGGGCTTATTGCACTTGGCTGGCTTCATTCAACACTGTTATGGGAGGGAGATATACTTCTATCCTATGGCTGCATGACTCTATTTTTACTCCCTTTTATTAACCGTAAGCCAAAAACACTTTTTATTTGGGCTGGGATTCTTTTTGTACTGACAACCGCTTTAACATTCGGTCACATGGATCCAACTAAAAAGGAACAAAAAGAATTAGAGACTTACATCGAGCAAGCTGATAATTTGTATGCAAATGGAAGTTATTTAGATATTTATGATTTTCGAGCAAATACTTTACCTCCTGGAATGGATGATCCTTCCTATATTTTCATCATCCTTATATTTGCACCTATCTTCTACGCTCCTTTGTTCCTACTTGGTATGGGATTCGCTAAAAAGCAAGCATTTGTGAATATGGAGGACGAGAAAAAATGGTATAAACTAGGTGCATTACTTGTTCCGATTGGGCTAGCTTGTAAAAGTTTTAGTTTTATAGAAAATAATTTTTCGAATCTTTTAGTAATGGGAGGCTCACAGCTTTTAGCAATTGGCTATGTCTGCCTAGCAGCACTATTATTTAAATCACGTCCTGTTCAATTGCTCTCCCCTGCCTTTGAAAGTGTTGGTAAATTATCACTTACTAATTATCTAATGCAAACCATTATTTGTACAACAATCTTTTACGGATATGGCCTAGGATTATATAGCAAGCTGGGAGTTCTTGGCGGCATTGTATTCGGTATTATAGTTTATAGCTTGCAATGCGCGTTTAGCATTGCCTATTTAAAGAAATTTAAGCGCGGACCATTCGAAGCTGTACTACGAGCATGGACAAATTGGTCATGGAATGGACAGATTAAAAAGAAAGGACAGATAACACATGAATAG